The following proteins are encoded in a genomic region of Gossypium hirsutum isolate 1008001.06 chromosome D05, Gossypium_hirsutum_v2.1, whole genome shotgun sequence:
- the LOC107905436 gene encoding protein RADIALIS-like 6, translating to MASSITLSRDSNSYWTPKQNKLFERALAVYDKDTPDRWQKVAAAVGEKSVEEVRRHYEILVRDLMYIESGQIPIPNYKSTGSNRR from the coding sequence ATGGCATCCTCTATTACGCTTTCACGTGATTCTAACTCCTACTGGACTCCAAAGCAAAACAAGCTATTTGAAAGGGCACTTGCAGTATATGACAAGGACACCCCAGACCGCTGGCAAAAGGTGGCTGCAGCTGTGGGCGAGAAATCAGTCGAGGAAGTAAGAAGGCATTATGAGATCCTAGTGAGGGATCTCATGTATATAGAATCTGGTCAAATCCCTATACCCAATTACAAAAGCACTGGGAGTAACAGAAGATGA